The window TTTTCATCCAATCTCCATTTGTGTTAAAATCAATGAAACTAACGCCCCGAATTGTAAAGAAATATACATAAGTCTTTGGTGTTCCGCAAGTTATTGATAATAAAATGCGTTTTTTTTGCCCCCTTGACGGAATTTACAATTATAGGTATATTTGGCTATCCAAATTTGAATTTTTAATTATTAACCAAAGGATTATCGTGATCGGCGTTATTGTTAAGTCCAACGAACCTTTCGAACGCGCTCTCAAGCGTTTCACCAAGTCTTGCGAAAAGAACGGCATCATTTCCGATGTCAAGAAGCGTCAGCGCTTCGAAAAGCCTTCTGAAGAAAAGAAGCGCATCGAAACTGCTGCTCGTCGCAAGCGCCTGAAGGAAATCGCTGACCAGAACCGTAAGCGTCTCTACTAATTCCCTAGGCGTCAAGCCTGTCGAATTGTGGCCGCTCCTTGCTTGCTAGTCTACGCGTATCTAGTAAGCGAGTTCAAAAGCGAAACTTTGTAATCTGTGAGTCGCTAACCTTTGGTTAGTGGCTCATTAGGTGTTTATAGACAAAAGGATGAAATATGGCAAGCGAATTGCTCACTCGTATTCTCGATGATGTCAAGGCCTCTATGAAGGCTCACGACTCTGAAACTCTTAGTGTTCTCCGTACCCTTCATTCCGATATCAAGAATGAAGCAATGAAGTCCGGTGCAACTCCTGCTCAGATTACTGACAGCATTACCGACGAAATGTGCGTCGATGTGCTTGCTAAGAGCGTTAAGCAGAAGCAGGAAGCCATTGAAATCCTCAAGAAGGGTGGCTTCATGGATAAGATTCCGGCAGAAGAAGCCGTTATCGCTATCTACAAGAAGTACATGCCCGCCGAAATGACCGAAGAAGAAGTGAAGGCCCTCATTGCAGAAATCAAGGCTGCAACTGGCGCAACTTCCCCCAAGGACATGGGCAAGATCATGAAGGAATTGCAGCCCAAGGTCAAGGGCCGCTTCGATGGCAAGCGCGTTAGCGCCCTGGTCCAGGAAGCATTGAAGTAATTAGTAGACAGTAGAAAGTTTAAAATGGCGCGACTGGTGTCGCGCTGAATAAAGGCACGGGCGACCACGCCCGTCAAAATTAACTTCCTACTTCCTACAATCTGCCGCATTTTATGCAATATGGTGAACAAAGTAAGATTCAAGAATTGGAGCTGCTCTACAAGATCAGCTCCATTTTGAACCAGAGTCTAGACTTCGAAAATGTGGCTCATCCCATTCTTGAAGTGCTGGAATCGACTATGGGTGTGCAACATGCCACCCTTACTTTGTATAACCGCCATACCGGCGAAATCTCCATTGAAATTGCGGAAGGTTTGTCCAGCCGCCAGGCCCGTAAGGGCCGCTATAAAGTGGGCGAAGGCGTCACCGGCCGTGTGGTCGAGACGGGTAAGCCCGTGATCATTCCTTCCGTGGGTAAGGATCCGAACTTTTTGGACCGTACCGGTCGTGGTAAAGATGAAAACCGAGCCTTCCTTTGCGTTCCTGTGATTATGGAACACGAGGTCATTGGCGCCTTGAGTGCCGACGTCCAGGATCCCGTGGAAACGGAACTTCCCGAAAAACTTCGCCTACTGGAAATTATCGCCCAGATGCTTGCGGGTGCCGTGAAGTTGCGCCGCCAGGCCCGCGAAGAAAACGAAATCCTGAAGGCGGAAAACGAACGTCTGACTATGGAGTTGAAGGATCGTTTCCAACCGGACAATATCATCGGACGTTCCAGCGAAATGCAGCGCGTCTACGCCCAGATAGATCAGGTTTCCAAGAATCCTCTTCCGGTTTTGATCGTGGGGGAGGTGGGTACCGGCAAGGGCCTAGTTGCAGAAGCCATCCATTACCGTTCCGACCGCAATTCCCATCCTTACATCCGCGTCCATTGCGCCTCCATGCCGGAATCCGTGCTGGACCGCGAACTCTTCGGAAGTGAACGTGGCGCCTTGGTGGGCGTCCTTACGGAAACTCCGGGCCGTGTGGAACAGGCCGACGGTGGTACGCTTTTCCTGGATGAAGTGGCGGAACTTTCTCCCAACCTTCAGGTAAAACTCTTGCGCTTGCTGCAGGATGGAGAAATGGAACGTGTGGGCGCCCGTTTTTCAAAGAAGGTAAACGTTCGCATTATTGCCGCCACCACCAAGAACTTGCAACAGATGGTGGCAGAAGGGACCTTCCGTGAAGACCTTTACTACCAGCTCCACATTTCGCCCATTTATGTTCCCGCACTGCATAACCGCAAGACGGACATCGTCCTTCTGGCGGATCACTTTGTGGAACATTACTGCCGCATTGTGGGCAAGAACGTGCGCCGTCTGGCTCGCACCACCATCAACATGCTCATGAGCTACCCTTGGCCCGGCAACGTCCGTGAACTTGAAAACGCCATCGAACGTGCGGTCCTCGTGACCGACGAAGATGTCATCTACCCCCATCATTTCCCCACAACGCTGCAGACCGCAGAAACTTCCGGTACCCAGGTGTCCGGTAACCTGAAGCTCATGGTGGAAGCCTACGAACGGGACATCATCTGCGATGCCCTCAAGAGTTCCAAGGGCAAGATGGCTGCCGCCGCCCGCAGCCTCTCCACGACACCTCGCATCCTTACATATAAAATAAAACAGCTAGGAATTGACCTAGCTGCATTTACGCGCTAATCCCTTCAAAGTCATGCTGACGAAAGTCAGCACCGGCATTTAGTTCCAGGTAGCGGTAAGTTGTTCTTATCTCTCGATTAGTTGATGCTCAGAGTGAACAACAGGGAGAATGAATTTGTGGAGGCTTCATTCTTTTCGTCGTCGTATTCGCCATCGGCAGAAGTGTGGGTGTAGGAGAATGCTGCGCCAAGGAGCATGTTGTCGCCAACCCACCATTCCTTACCGGCCATCAAGTTGAATCCAAAACCGGCATCCAGGTTGTCGAATTCATAGTCTTTGTCTTTAAAGGTAACGCTGTAATCGGAAATGCCGAAAGATGCGCTTGCGAAGAAGTTGTCGGTGTTGGGGATATAGTAGGTTGCGCCGATTCCCAGAAGGAAGGTGTTGAAACCGTCGTGGGAGATAGATCCCTGCTTTTTGCCGTCCAGGTAGGTTTCAAGATCACTGTAAATCGGAGTTACGCTTATGGTTGCGTGCAGGGCAAGATTTTCGATGATGGAATAGCCAATTCGGACGTTTGATTCTGCCTGCAAACCACTGTTTTTTAGTTCTCCGAGACCACCTTCAATTTGGTCGTTAAAGCTTCCGTATCCGAAGCCGAGGCCAAGGCTCATGAAGAGACCGTCGTGTGTTTTGGGCTGGGGACCTGCAAATGCAGAAATAGCGGCTGCAGAAAGCAGTACTGCAATCTTTTTCATTGTTTCTCCTAACGTTTAGTAATGTTGTGCGAAAAATATAGTGTTTTCATCTCTTGATTAGGATTCGGATGGACACTTTGTTGCCTAAAATGCTATCTTTACCCCCGAAAAGTAAACCTCTAACCCCTAGACCCTAGTCTCTAGACCCTAAATTATGCAATTCCGTCCTGTTAAAGAACAGCTTGATATTTTGATGCGCGGCGTTATCGACATCGTCCCGCAGGATGAACTCGAAAAGAAACTCCAGAAGTCTTACGAAACTGGCGTTCCCCTTCGCATTAAGATGGGCGTGGACCCCACTGCACCGGACGTTCATTTCGGCCATACCGTCGTTATGCGTAAGCTCCGCCAGTTCCAGGACCTGGGTCATACCGTGGTTCTTATCGTCGGTGACTACACCGCCCAGATTGGCGACCCCAGCGGCCGCAACAAGGCACGCCCCCGTCTCACTCACGAACAGGTTCTGGAAAACGCCAAGGAATACCAGGAACAGTTCTTCAAGGTTGTCCGTCGCGATCAGGTGGAAATCCACTACAACGGCGAATGGTTCTCCAAGCTTGACTTCAGCAAGGTCACCGAACTCATGGGTCAGTTCACTGTAGCCCAGATGCTGGAACGCGAGGACTTCCACAACCGCTACACCGCAAATACTCCCATCAGCCTCCATGAATTCATGTACCCCATGATGCAGGGCTACGATTCCGTCGCCATCAAGTCCGACGTGGAACTTGGCGGTACCGACCAGAAGTTCAACGTGCTTCGCGGTCGCGACCTTCAGATTTTCGAAGGTATGGAACCCCAGATCGGTCTCTTCATGCCTATCCTCCTGGGTACCGACGGCAAGGTCAAGATGTCCAAGTCCATCGGTAACTACGTGGGCCTCAACGAAGCTCCCGACGTCATGTACCACAAGATCTACAGCCTGGCTGATAGCATCGTTGAAAACTGGTTCGAACTTTTGACCGAAATCCCCATGGAAGAAATCAAGCAGATGATGGCTGACGTGGCTTCCGGCAAGATGAACCCCAACGAAGCAAAGCATCGTCTGGCCATGGACATCGTGACCCAGTACTATGGCGCAGAAGCTGCAGAAGCTGCCGCCGCTCACGAAAAGGAAGTCCACAGCGGTAACGCTATTCCCAGCGACGCTGCAGAATGCTCTGTGGCTGCTGGTTCCTATGGCGCTCTCGACCTCCTGGTGGAAGTGAAGGCTTTTGCCTCTAAGGGCGAAGCTCGTCGCATGGTCCAGAACGGTGGCGTAAAGATCGGCGGCGAAAAGCTGGCTGATCCCCAGGCCCAAGTTGAAATCAAGGGCAATGACCAGCTGGTCATCCAGGTGGGTAAGCGCAAGTTCTATAAGGTGAACTTCTAAGACTTCATCAAGGTTAGGATTGGTAAGTTCTATGGCTCAGGATATTCTCATTCTCGGTTTGAACCCAGCATGGCAGCGCTTGTTCTTCCTGGACAAGTTTGAATTGGGCGAGGTCCATCGCATTTCCAAGGTCGAAGAGTATGCTTCGGGCAAGGGAATCAACTGCGGCCGCGTGCTACAGCTGTTGGGTGGTTCGCCCCTTCTGATGCACTTCCTGGGATCCGAACATGGTTCCCGCATTTTTGACGAGCTTTCCGCCTGCGGTATTCAGCAGGCTCCTGTGTGGATCAAGGAACCGACCCGCATCTGTACCACTATCGTGAGTGCAGGCGAGTCTACGGAATTGATTGAACCGTCTCCGGTCCTTACCGAAAACGAGAATGGCGATTTTCTCCAGACTCTCAACGACTATTGGAGTTCCACCCAGTATGTGGCCCTCTGTGGTACGTTCCCTAAGGGCTTTGCTGTAGAACAGATCAATTCCCTGGATTTTACAGGCAAGAAGGTCTTTGTGGATGCCGTGG of the Fibrobacter sp. UWR4 genome contains:
- a CDS encoding GatB/YqeY domain-containing protein is translated as MASELLTRILDDVKASMKAHDSETLSVLRTLHSDIKNEAMKSGATPAQITDSITDEMCVDVLAKSVKQKQEAIEILKKGGFMDKIPAEEAVIAIYKKYMPAEMTEEEVKALIAEIKAATGATSPKDMGKIMKELQPKVKGRFDGKRVSALVQEALK
- a CDS encoding 1-phosphofructokinase family hexose kinase yields the protein MAQDILILGLNPAWQRLFFLDKFELGEVHRISKVEEYASGKGINCGRVLQLLGGSPLLMHFLGSEHGSRIFDELSACGIQQAPVWIKEPTRICTTIVSAGESTELIEPSPVLTENENGDFLQTLNDYWSSTQYVALCGTFPKGFAVEQINSLDFTGKKVFVDAVENIDSWLEKGVELLKINMNEYSKILDRLGIPQVMSSPQFWKMSATAVLERLPIKNLVVTNEDSPVRAFRLQEGAFQGVQIQPPTIQVKNTVGAGDSFFAGWLMADSQGLSFEECLVKATAVAVARCETDRPWNLKLERVAELETELAEAVEKLE
- the rpsU gene encoding 30S ribosomal protein S21, which produces MIGVIVKSNEPFERALKRFTKSCEKNGIISDVKKRQRFEKPSEEKKRIETAARRKRLKEIADQNRKRLY
- a CDS encoding autotransporter domain-containing protein yields the protein MKKIAVLLSAAAISAFAGPQPKTHDGLFMSLGLGFGYGSFNDQIEGGLGELKNSGLQAESNVRIGYSIIENLALHATISVTPIYSDLETYLDGKKQGSISHDGFNTFLLGIGATYYIPNTDNFFASASFGISDYSVTFKDKDYEFDNLDAGFGFNLMAGKEWWVGDNMLLGAAFSYTHTSADGEYDDEKNEASTNSFSLLFTLSIN
- the tyrS gene encoding tyrosine--tRNA ligase, producing MQFRPVKEQLDILMRGVIDIVPQDELEKKLQKSYETGVPLRIKMGVDPTAPDVHFGHTVVMRKLRQFQDLGHTVVLIVGDYTAQIGDPSGRNKARPRLTHEQVLENAKEYQEQFFKVVRRDQVEIHYNGEWFSKLDFSKVTELMGQFTVAQMLEREDFHNRYTANTPISLHEFMYPMMQGYDSVAIKSDVELGGTDQKFNVLRGRDLQIFEGMEPQIGLFMPILLGTDGKVKMSKSIGNYVGLNEAPDVMYHKIYSLADSIVENWFELLTEIPMEEIKQMMADVASGKMNPNEAKHRLAMDIVTQYYGAEAAEAAAAHEKEVHSGNAIPSDAAECSVAAGSYGALDLLVEVKAFASKGEARRMVQNGGVKIGGEKLADPQAQVEIKGNDQLVIQVGKRKFYKVNF
- a CDS encoding sigma-54-dependent Fis family transcriptional regulator, which produces MQYGEQSKIQELELLYKISSILNQSLDFENVAHPILEVLESTMGVQHATLTLYNRHTGEISIEIAEGLSSRQARKGRYKVGEGVTGRVVETGKPVIIPSVGKDPNFLDRTGRGKDENRAFLCVPVIMEHEVIGALSADVQDPVETELPEKLRLLEIIAQMLAGAVKLRRQAREENEILKAENERLTMELKDRFQPDNIIGRSSEMQRVYAQIDQVSKNPLPVLIVGEVGTGKGLVAEAIHYRSDRNSHPYIRVHCASMPESVLDRELFGSERGALVGVLTETPGRVEQADGGTLFLDEVAELSPNLQVKLLRLLQDGEMERVGARFSKKVNVRIIAATTKNLQQMVAEGTFREDLYYQLHISPIYVPALHNRKTDIVLLADHFVEHYCRIVGKNVRRLARTTINMLMSYPWPGNVRELENAIERAVLVTDEDVIYPHHFPTTLQTAETSGTQVSGNLKLMVEAYERDIICDALKSSKGKMAAAARSLSTTPRILTYKIKQLGIDLAAFTR